Part of the Melopsittacus undulatus isolate bMelUnd1 chromosome 12, bMelUnd1.mat.Z, whole genome shotgun sequence genome, TGGAACTGAGAGCTGACAATTTCTGCCCTCCCCTGGTGTCATACAGTGTTTGAGAGCATCAGTAAGATATTGTAAGAGTTTGGGGTAGGAGGTGTAATGGAAGTGAGCCAGTGATAAAAGGAGCAGTTGGCTCCATGAAGAGCAGCCAGACCTCACTTCATCATCGCTGGCCTTTACAAAAGCCCTTTGGGGAACTGGTAATCGCTGGGAACTGAGGGATAAGGACGTAGTAGTCAGAAAAACACTCTCTGCATTGCAGGCTAAACAAACACTTCACATACCTCATGACCAGCATCTCTCCTGGGGGTTGTTTCATTCCTCCCATCTGGCTAAACAGGGTGGCACGACCATCGCTGTAACCTGTGTGTTGCTCCTCATGTGTTGTTGCAAGATAAGATATTCCTTGTGCAGCTCTTCCTATTCAACACATTATCCACATTTCTGTatagcctttttcttccctagGTATTCACTGTGCACAGCAAACTATATCCCAAGTATTCTGCTTGGTTTGGGAGTAGCAGGCTGGCCAGATCAGTCTGTGTTTCAAGGGCTCTTGTCCATAGGGTTTGGGGCCACTTGTAGGACTGGTTTCCTTCTTGCTGGACTCCCATTCAAAACACAACACCTACCATAATTCCCTACCATTACAGCTGTGCCCACATTGTTTTGTCATAGCTGTTGTGTGGATCCCAGCTGCCAAAGTACATTTCCTGGTGATCACATACCAGAACACTCCAAATCGCCTTTATTTCTCCCCTAGAACATGGAGTTAGTGAGGAACAGGGCTAGGTTAAGTGAATAAGCAGTACAAAGAAATGAGTAAGTTACACCAGAGAGCTCATCAAGTGTCTGCTCCTTGTCCAGTTCCAAGTTCCCTTCTCAAATCCTCTAGTTTTGAAGGAGAACAAGGCAGTGAGCAGGTGGAAGCGTCATTTGTTCTTGTTGCAAATCAGCACAGACTGAACTCAGTGGTGTTGATTCAGTGCAAAGTGGAAACAAACATTTGTACTTGGTCTGGGGATGAATCAGCATTCAAAGAGCCCTTGGCTGCTAAAGCAGGAGCTGGGTCCTGGGAACCAGAGGCTGTGCAGAAACACTCATTTAATAAAGCTCTTTGGCTTTTGCAGGTTGTAGATTATGCAAGTTGCATCGGCCGAATAGCAACGATCTCGTCTAGGTAAGATGTGAGTCTCTGGGGCAGAATGATGTGGTTCTGGTAAACTGCAGTGCCCTgatctctgcttcctgcttctGTTGAAGCAAGCTTTAGTAAAACCCATGAAACTCATCAGTAACAGCAGAGTCACCTTACGAACTCAGAGTTAGAAGGGTTTGGATGTAGGGGCCTTTCTCTAACCAAGTTAGTTAGAACTATGTTAACTGTATGTATGTTTTTAAGGAGATGCTCCCTTTACCAATGTATTGCCTGCATGAACGTTAATAAAAACGGTATTTAAGTAAGTCCTCTCTAGTGACAGGAGAAGAAGCAGCTTGTGTTTGCTTGGGGATGGGAACAGTGTAATGCTAATAACTACTAACTGTGCCGTTGTCCTTTCTCTTCTTAGCCTGATTCCTTTCCTTCTCATGGTACCTGTGTTTTGCCTGGGCAACAGCAGTAATTGCTATCAGAACTTCAGCCAGAAGCATGGGTAAGCTTCACGCATCTCTGAAACAGCCCCTCTGCTTATGAGCCATGGCAGGAGCTCAGgctgttccttttcttccacagatgTCTCCTGATGCATACGGAAATAGCCGTGCCCACCAACGAGCCGCAAACCCTGAGTGGCTCTGTTTGCCGTGCGATGCATTTCTATGGCATTGGGGTCTTCCTCATTTCCTTTCTGATCAGCTTCATTGCCATTCTGGTAAGAAACATAGTCCTTGCACACTAGCCATTGCATCCAGGGGGTCAGTTTTCATCTTTACATCTTTGGGTGGTACCAGAGGCCAGGCAATGTCAGGGGAAGGATTGTGTGGTGCTTCTTCCCTTTTGGAAGGCATGGTAAGGGAGGGAAATTATCGCTATGCCACCATATTAATCCATGTGGAGTGCTGTGTTCTGTCAACCCGTCTCTAAAAGGGTTTAGCAGGTAGAGAAGGCTCAGAGCATGGCAGCAGATCACCTAGTGCATGGGTCAACAAGAGCCCAAACCAGTTCAGACAAGGAAGGTCATGTACAAAGCAACTGCTCTCCCTCAGGCAGCACACTGTTGCGTGAAAAGGTTTGATAGACTGAAATGGGATACGCTGTCCTAGATGAACAAGGCAGATCAGAGCATTGCACCAAGTACAAACAATGATGTGTGCTTGTTCTGTTTTAGGTTATACTCAGTCAAGCCCGAGGCTTGTACAAAAGGTTTGTGAACTCCACAGGGTTCCTGGGGGATCAGCAGTGGGCCATGATTAAGATGGTAGAACAACGAGTGGTTTTTTACCCTGTTGCCTTCTTCTGCTGCTGGACCCCAGGTAAGCAGAGAGCTGAGTTACTCTCATGACGTTCCTCCAGGACACAGAGCCTGGCAGTGGAATTTGGAAGAGGTGGGATTAAAGCAATACCCTATTCTCCATCCTTTTTTACAGCTGTCCTTCTTGGAATAATGAAGCTGACTGTTTCAACAAACAGTAAAATCTACATGGCTCTTCTCATTCTACAGGTAAATGTGTTCCTCTGCAACCTCCtatgttttgccttttctgtttgcacAGGGATATTAGCGTTTGCCTGCTTCTAGTCTCTGCTGGACAAAGCATACTTCCAGCTGCAAAGATCACTGCTGTATGAGCCTAAGTCTGGTTTATGCttttggttggaaaagatctttattagatgttttatgtttttcaaaGGCTTGAAAAGGTCTCAGTAACCAAAATCACAGCACCATGGCAATTACAGAAAGTAGAATcgggtttttttccactcttttcaTAAAAAGGAGACTTCCATAAGTCTCTTTCATTTGCAGACTTTTATAAGTGTCCAAATGCAGTTCCCCCACAACACTTGTCCAGCTCCTTGCTGTGCCTGAGGCAGCATTTAGCAAAGAGTATTAAAATAACCGTGAGATTCCTCTATCACATGGGGATCTGTATAGATAAAAGCATGCTGGAAGTGAGAGGCTTGGCATAAGGTGCTGGGTTTGACAGCCTAGTAGGGTGCTGTgttgtgctgtgcagtgctggctcATAAGAGAACACAGCTCTCCCCTGTGCCCTCTCCCAGGCTCtaacagcagcttcccagggTCTTCTGAACTGCATCGTGTATGGCTGGACACAGCACATCTTCCTCTCCCTCAAACGCAATGCCTGCCGGGACGTTGACACTCAGACTCCTCTCCTGCGCTCCCAGAAGAAGTCCTACTCCAGCACACTCCCCATCAGCCCACCAGACACAGAGGGCTCCACATCCACCCTGCTCTGATGGATCCCTCCATCCTAGGAAAGCCTCTTGTGGTTTAGTAACATCAGCCAGACCTGGCATCGGGCTGTCTGCTGTGAACTGTTGTGCCGGCAGCAAAGTTAGCTGTAGTGCTGGAGGAGCCTGGGCAGATCTGTCAGAGACAGACCCTTCAGTGAAGAgagttatttattttacaggGTTGTATGGACTGTAAATGGATTCCTTAAACGGGGTAAATCTTTAGTACAGACTTTCTCCTCATGGAAATATCCCTAGAAATGCAGCAAATTGTATGTAACAGCTCAGAGATCTGGTACAGCTCCTTTGAGGGGTCAAAGGatgttgcacttctctaagtCTTCACCATTACAAATTAACAGTAAAGCAAAAGTGAGCATTTTCAATCTCTGACTTTTAATCCACTATATAAGAACATGCACCATGCTGATAGCCAACTGCAAGGAATGAAGAATTGCAAGGTAGCATAAAAAAACAGTGCTCATTTCCATGCCTTGACTTTTTGCACATTTCCCTTCTATTGTTATGCAActcctgctcagctccagtACTCAACAAAATAAGCCTATGGTGGAGCATCTCTTATGAACCAGGTGAGAAGGACTTTACATGAATCTATCTATACTCTTCTAACTGCTCAAGTGAATTATTTACTAAGGTTCCATCACTCTATGGCAAATAAAACAGATCTTTAGCTGCACTGGAAACAATGCCCTTAACTTTTACAGTCCTTATTTTCTAACAGCTTCACTTTTGGGGCCCAACCCTAATTTATTTACATAGTAGGCAATACAAGAAGAGGAAATACTGAAGTTTGGTGTAATTGACATTTGTACAGTTTACACAGGTACGTTGTGTAAATCATTTTGTGGAAAATCTCCTGGGACTAGCAGTCCAGCTGCAGGGTCACACACACAGGGCCTCTAGTCCTTTCCAAACCTCAGCTGCTGGGATTCCCACTGCTTTCATGGGTTTTTAAACAtactttcttctcctcctcttcctcctccttcttcttcttcttctcctcctccttcttctcctcctccttcttcttctcctccttcttcttctccttcttcttctcctccttcttcttctcctccttcttcttctccttcttcttctcctccttcttcttcttctcctccttcttcttctcctcctccttcttcttctcctcctccttcttcttctcctcctccttcttcttctcctccttcttcttcgtctccttcttcttcttctccttttcccccttctcctcttccttcatctctttttcccccttctcctccttctcttccctcttctaTACCCTGCTCCTCATCTGCAGAAGCCTCACTTCCTTCTGCAATTGCAGCTTTTGCCTTTCTGTATTTGGCTACAGCAATGCCAACAGCAATCCCAATGACAGTGAGGGGAACTGTGATCCCCATTACTATCTTAAACACTTTAGTTCGGACAGCCTCCCCCATGGTCATCACGAGAGCTGGTGGAGGGCCGCTGTCCATGCTCCCTCCCAGGCCATGGAACTGGCAGTCTGGAGGAGCCCAGCCAGCTTCACAATGGCAGTGTTCGAGGTTGTTGCAAACCCCTTTCCCCCCACACCTAACCTTCCCATCGCACTTCATCTTGACTGTGGCATCTATGCATGTCCTGTTAATACAGATCTTTTTTGGCCCACATCTGGTGCCCTCAGCCCCTCCTCCGACATCAGGTGTATCAATGCTGGCATGGTAGGCTGTGCCCCAGCACCAGTCATTCGGCCCTGGTGTCTGAATAATGGCTTTAGACCTCTGCAGAATGGGTATCTTCTTCACATTGACACACTGCAGCCTTCCACACAGAACGTTTTGGGGTTTACATCCCACAAAAGCAATTCTGGAGCCATCACCGCCGCAGTTGCCAAATCGATCCCCTCTCATGTTCTGCTTTTGGAAGCAACTCAATGGAGCACCACGAGCTTGCTTCCCAAAGACTTTTCTGCACAGGTTGTCATGGGTGGCACACTTGCCATGGTAGCAATAGCCGTTGTTGCTGCAGGGTGTCCCATCGTGCACGTACAAATCGTCCGGGCACCACGCTGAAGTCCCATTGCAATATTCAGGCAAGTCACACTCATCTGCCTCCGACCTGCA contains:
- the TMEM116 gene encoding transmembrane protein 116; translation: MALPAEAARLDGDWQEVFSALQWIQFTMAMLSVIGSSSIIAYAVFQNAVRSPEVRPLFYLSLSDLFLGMCWLAGALLYSTPTSKQDLVCYNLQATGQIFYVASFLYTVNYTWHLYTDLKMKYNQNLYRIPSQVVDYASCIGRIATISSSLIPFLLMVPVFCLGNSSNCYQNFSQKHGCLLMHTEIAVPTNEPQTLSGSVCRAMHFYGIGVFLISFLISFIAILVILSQARGLYKRFVNSTGFLGDQQWAMIKMVEQRVVFYPVAFFCCWTPAVLLGIMKLTVSTNSKIYMALLILQALTAASQGLLNCIVYGWTQHIFLSLKRNACRDVDTQTPLLRSQKKSYSSTLPISPPDTEGSTSTLL